A single window of Girardinichthys multiradiatus isolate DD_20200921_A chromosome 15, DD_fGirMul_XY1, whole genome shotgun sequence DNA harbors:
- the LOC124882367 gene encoding leukotriene B4 receptor 1-like, with protein sequence MEQPNTTVITFNLSSSGLLPYPHWNYKTVIPVVVLSLCCILGVPGNIGVILLKPNWHHLSSLSQILMLNLAISDMLCLLTLPLWIYSLLYGWIFGLVACKLLAYLVYCGIWGSQLTMTALSIQRYLTVVRQRRFSQMQKRVPLVLLWMAAAILSTPVLVVRHLSTDQHWIVCGSQYFSEAQRVIVLLAETLFDFFSFCLIALLYIRLLRKVNHAAFFKNPQTTRLVTSIIISFLVLWTPFHIINVLGVAATCLKNKSLFTFCIDTWVIVKALTFVSSCLNPFLYAFTSKNMFTVCQQKKQLQMLELQNTQTPDINTDKKKKGLSTAFKHHDISALFKGHFLLKTEQFCCMSTIHLHDNSMFFLTPR encoded by the coding sequence ATGGAGCAGCCTAATACCACTGTGATCACTTTTAACTTGTCTTCTTCGGGACTTCTTCCTTATCCCCACTGGAACTATAAAACTGTCATCCCTGTGGTGGTGCTGTCCTTGTGCTGTATTTTGGGAGTTCCCGGAAACATTGGTGTGATTCTTCTCAAGCCTAACTGGCATCATCTTTCCAGCCTGAGCCAGATTTTAATGCTGAATCTAGCCATCTCTGATATGCTCTGCCTGCTGACCCTTCCACTATGGATTTACAGTCTACTTTATGGCTGGATCTTCGGCCTGGTGGCCTGTAAGCTTCTAGCCTACCTTGTGTACTGTGGCATTTGGGGCAGCCAGCTAACTATGACTGCATTAAGCATCCAACGCTACCTAACAGTGGTCCGACAAAGAAGATTCTCTCAGATGCAAAAGAGAGTGCCGCTAGTTCTGCTCTGGATGGCTGCTGCCATCCTGTCCACCCCTGTTCTGGTGGTTCGACATCTGTCAACAGATCAGCACTGGATAGTTTGTGGATCTCAATATTTTTCAGAGGCCCAGCGTGTGATTGTGTTATTGGCTGAgactttgtttgattttttttctttttgtctcataGCATTGTTATACATTCGCCTCCTCAGAAAGGTAAACCACGCAGCCTTTTTCAAAAATCCACAGACAACTCGACTGGTAACCAGTATCATCATAAGTTTTCTTGTCCTCTGGACTCCATTTCATATTATAAATGTCCTGGGTGTGGCTGCTACGTGTTTGAAAAATAAgagtctttttacattttgcataGACACATGGGTCATTGTCAAGGCTCTTACATTTGTAAGCAGCTGCCTGAATCCTTTTCTGTATGCCTTTACTTCCAAAAATATGTTTACAGTTTGCCAACAAAAGAAGCAGCTACAAATGCTGGAGCTTCAGAACACCCAAACACCAGAcataaatacagataaaaaaaagaaaggcttAAGTACAGCTTTTAAACATCATGACATTTCGGCCTTGTTTAAAGGACATTTTCTGCTGAAAACTGAACAGTTTTGTTGCATGTCTACTATTCATTTACATGACAACAGCATGTTTTTCCTGACGcccaggtga
- the LOC124882215 gene encoding serine protease 23-like has product MGFSAVCSVMGLKPVMCVLLCVAALTVSGVFCNNEENSSHTWQSLPRLQVTHKAFLNPSLFSGWAGDKVEARTNTLCGIECQSILPSVKQTEQERILGYETLYENGTRKHTDVSLQWINKTSGEATARTPVHIRRKRQVYGVDGRFVISDSNFITKYPFSTAVRLSTGCSGVLVSPKHVLTAAHCIHDGRDYLESARSLKVGLLQLKPERRGLRRKRGRRRRGNRKQIKIDLSRAEEEGEERNSVGGLKKRRGGERRRHRLRKRSDEGEAIAGKKESDRKSIKEQNFSHIRRHVGPGKQTIFRWSQVKQTQIPQGWIHTNTSTDSLSLDYDYALLELKRPVKQKHMELGVAPPLLPLARIHFSGYDTDKSLSNGRGEEKVVYRFCSVTKESNDLMYQHCDAQRGAMGAGIYIRLRNKPRDKGGKRTWQRRVIGVFSGHQWVEVGQGEQMDFNVAVRITPHKYAQICHWIHGDSGFCNEV; this is encoded by the exons ATGGGATTTTCGGCGGTTTGCAG tgtgaTGGGCCTTAAACCCGTCATGTGTGTGCTGCTCTGTGTAGCTGCCCTCACAGTTTCTGGAGTTTTTTGCAACAATGAAGAAAACAGTTCACACACCTGGCAGAGCCTGCCAAGACTGCAGGTTACACACAAAGCCTTTTTAAATCCCAGTTTGTTTAGTGGATGGGCAGGGGACAAAGTGGAAGCAAGAACCAACACACTTTGTGGAATAGAGTGCCAGAGCATTCTGCCATCAGTCAAGCAGACTGAGCAAGAGAGGATTCTGGGATACGAGACGCTGTATGAAAATGGCACAAGAAAACATACAGATGTCAGCTTGCAGTGGATAAACAAGACCTCTGGGGAAGCTACTGCAAGAACGCCGGTTCATATCCGCAGGAAACGGCAAGTTTATGGAGTGGATGGACGCTTTGTGATATCAGATTCAAACTTTATCACTAAGTACCCATTCTCCACTGCAGTCCGTCTTTCCACTGGTTGCTCTGGAGTTCTAGTGTCGCCAAAACATGTGTTAACTGCAGCACATTGTATTCACGATGGTAGAGACTACCTGGAAAGTGCCAGGAGCCTTAAAGTGGGGTTGTTACAGCTCAAACCTGAACGAAGAGGACTAAGAAGAAAGAGGGGAAGGAGACGAAGAGGGAATAGGAAACAAATTAAGATAGATTTGAGTAGAGCAGAGGAGGAAGGTGAGGAGAGGAATAGCGTTGGAGGATTGAAAAAGAGAAGGGGAGGTGAAAGGAGAAGGCACAGATTAAGAAAAAGGAGTGATGAGGGAGAAGCTATTGCTGGAAAAAAGGAGTCTGACAGGAAAAGTATAAAAGAACAGAATTTTAGTCATATCCGACGTCATGTAGGACCAGGAAAGCAGACTATCTTTCGTTGGTCCCAAGTTAAACAAACCCAAATCCCTCAAGGATGGATCCATACCAATACCTCCACTGACTCTTTGTCTCTTGATTATGATTATGCCCTTCTGGAGCTTAAACGCCCAGTCAAACAAAAGCACATGGAGCTTGGAGTGGCGCCACCTTTACTACCTCTGGCACGCATTCACTTCTCAGGGTACGACACAGACAAAAGCCTGTCGAATGGGCGTGGAGAGGAGAAGGTGGTTTACCGTTTCTGCTCAGTGACGAAGGAATCCAACGATTTGATGTATCAACACTGTGACGCTCAGCGTGGTGCAATGGGCGCGGGCATTTATATCCGTCTAAGGAATAAACCCAGAGACAAGGGTGGGAAAAGGACCTGGCAGAGGAGGGTGATCGGGGTGTTTTCGGGCCATCAATGGGTTGAGGTTGGTCAGGGTGAGCAGATGGACTTCAATGTTGCAGTGAGGATCACACCTCACAAATATGCCCAGATTTGTCACTGGATTCATGGAGATTCAGGTTTCTGTAATGAGGTTTGA
- the LOC124882216 gene encoding C-C chemokine receptor type 4-like, translating into MIELHFTVVPSNFSSSHLPSPPWNSNGIIPAVVLSLCFFLGVPGNIAVILLKPNWKNMSSLSQSLMLNLAISDLLCLLTLPLWIYTLLHSWTFGMGTCKLLSGIVYCSVQGSQMTVFAMSIQRYVVVVHCKSCKQVRKGVLLGLIWLVAVILSIPTLVLRQLKKEQEWTHCQLKYSSDAQKVAVLLTEATVGLACISLVAFSYINVHRKVSHGAFFNNRQTTRLITSITVCFCALWVPYHITNVLGVAAVCLKNDFLLKFCEITWNITGALSFVNSCINPFLYTFTSKKHFIVCFKKEPLQLDSRNHQTPDILTISEP; encoded by the coding sequence ATGATTGAACTTCATTTCACGGTGGTTCCTTCTAACTTTTCTTCTTCACATCTTCCTTCTCCACCATGGAACTCCAATGGCATCATACCTGCAGTGGTGCTGTCCCTCTGCTTCTTTTTGGGAGTACCTGGAAACATCGCTGTAATTCTTCTCAAGCCTAACTGGAAGAATATGTCAAGCTTGAGCCAGAGTTTGATGCTGAACCTGGCCATTTCTGACCTTCTCTGCCTGCTGACCCTTCCACTTTGGATTTACACTTTACTCCACAGTTGGACATTCGGCATGGGGACCTGTAAGCTTCTATCAGGCATTGTGTATTGCAGTGTTCAAGGCAGCCAGATGACAGTGTTTGCAATGAGCATCCAGCGCTATGTTGTTGTGGTCCACTGTAAGAGCTGCAAACAGGTACGGAAAGGTGTGCTGCTGGGTCTAATCTGGCTGGTTGCTGTCATCCTGTCCATCCCTACTTTGGTGCTTCGACAGCTGAAAAAAGAACAGGAATGGACACATTGCCAACTAAAATATTCTTCTGATGCCCAAAAAGTAGCAGTGCTGCTGACAGAGGCCACAGTGGGGCTTGCTTGCATATCTCTAGTGGCATTTTCATATATAAATGTTCACAGGAAGGTTAGTCACGGAGCCTTTTTTAACAATCGACAAACAACCCGACTGATTACCAGTATCACCGTCTGTTTTTGTGCCCTGTGGGTTCCATATCATATCACAAATGTGCTGGGTGTAGCTGCTGTTTGTCTCAAGAATGACTTCCTGTTAAAATTTTGTGAAATCACATGGAACATTACTGGAGCTCTATCATTTGTAAATAGTTGCATCAATCCATTCCTTTATACCTTTACctctaaaaaacatttcattgtttgctttaaaaagGAGCCACTGCAGCTGGATTCCAGAAATCACCAAACACCAGATATACTTACAATCTCTGAGCCTTGA